In one Andrena cerasifolii isolate SP2316 chromosome 2, iyAndCera1_principal, whole genome shotgun sequence genomic region, the following are encoded:
- the LOC143378809 gene encoding mitochondrial import inner membrane translocase subunit Tim13, which produces MDSPSGSLTSSQRDELMDQIKQQIAVANAQELLTKMTEKCFKKCINKPGTTLDSSEQKCVAMCMDRYMDAFNLVSKAYSERLQRERHRM; this is translated from the exons ATGGATTCGCCTTCTGGTTCTTTGACTAGTTCCCAGAGGGATGAGCTGATGGACCAAATCAAGCAACAAATTGCCGTCGCGAACGCGCAAGAATTACTTACG AAAATGACAGAGAAGTGCTTCAAAAAATGTATAAACAAGCCGGGTACCACGCTGGATAGTTCCGAACAG AAATGTGTAGCAATGTGTATGGACCGATATATGGATGCATTTAATCTAGTATCAAAAGCATATAGTGAACGACTGCAAAGGGAACGTCACAGAATGTAA